A section of the Chloroflexota bacterium genome encodes:
- a CDS encoding MFS transporter: MLAGAVAGSPHYKWWVFAAVGLGTFTGVMTFGSVNVALPTIADHFGSDLPTIQWVVIAQTLTISALLLPMGRLSDLVGRKRVYMTGLLFLVGASVFAALSPNVTLLILSRVVQGVGAAMTQGTAMAMITTVFPDEERGKGIGSHMSMVGAGGMAGPAIGGLLVSAFGWRSVFLINLPLASIALLGALLLLDSKLFHREQRGIGFDWPGATLSTAALVTFLLLMTNGNRLGWDSPIAIAAALLFVALVAGFLAWESKAPAPMLDLGLFRNRVFSLGVLASFMSFLSTGSVRFLMPFYLQGVLGFPAGQVGLIMLPTAVTMTITGPIAGRLSDRFGYRIFNVLGLVIAAVGIFVISRVSESTPVALIIAALVVQSAGSGLFSSPNSASIFSASSSARHGIVSALLSLVRNSANVTSIALGTAVVAATMAGMGFAPDLRGVASADGSGAGAAFVSGMNLLYTGTGCLLLLGAVASFFKGGDLPSIGSARGRPRRGRARTS; encoded by the coding sequence TTGCTAGCCGGCGCCGTCGCCGGCAGCCCCCATTACAAGTGGTGGGTGTTCGCCGCAGTTGGACTTGGCACGTTCACCGGGGTCATGACTTTCGGGTCGGTAAACGTGGCCCTGCCCACCATCGCGGATCACTTCGGCAGCGACCTGCCAACCATCCAGTGGGTCGTGATCGCCCAGACGTTAACGATCAGCGCGCTGCTGCTGCCGATGGGCCGGCTCAGCGACCTGGTCGGGCGGAAGCGGGTCTACATGACGGGTCTGCTTTTTCTGGTTGGAGCCTCAGTCTTTGCCGCGCTCTCGCCAAACGTCACGCTCCTGATACTTTCCCGGGTCGTCCAGGGGGTGGGGGCGGCCATGACCCAGGGCACGGCGATGGCCATGATCACGACGGTCTTCCCCGACGAAGAGCGCGGCAAGGGGATCGGGTCCCACATGAGCATGGTCGGCGCCGGCGGGATGGCCGGACCGGCAATCGGCGGGTTGCTGGTAAGCGCATTCGGCTGGCGGTCGGTCTTCCTGATCAACCTGCCGCTGGCCTCAATCGCGCTGCTGGGGGCCCTGCTCTTGTTGGACTCCAAGCTGTTCCACCGCGAGCAGCGCGGGATCGGCTTCGACTGGCCCGGAGCCACGCTTTCGACGGCCGCGCTGGTGACTTTCCTGCTGCTGATGACCAACGGAAACCGGCTGGGCTGGGATTCGCCGATCGCGATCGCGGCCGCCTTGCTGTTCGTGGCGTTGGTGGCCGGTTTTCTGGCTTGGGAGTCGAAAGCGCCGGCTCCGATGCTGGATCTCGGACTTTTCCGAAACCGCGTCTTTTCACTGGGCGTTCTGGCCTCGTTCATGTCTTTTCTGAGCACCGGGTCGGTCCGCTTTCTCATGCCTTTCTACCTGCAGGGAGTCCTGGGTTTTCCGGCCGGTCAGGTGGGCCTGATCATGCTTCCCACCGCGGTGACCATGACCATCACCGGGCCGATCGCGGGGCGGCTGTCGGACCGCTTCGGCTATCGAATCTTCAACGTCCTGGGACTGGTGATCGCCGCGGTCGGAATCTTTGTGATCTCGAGAGTTTCCGAGTCGACTCCGGTGGCGCTCATCATCGCGGCCCTGGTCGTCCAAAGCGCCGGCAGCGGACTGTTCTCATCGCCTAATTCGGCATCGATTTTCAGCGCCTCCAGCTCGGCGCGCCACGGCATCGTCTCGGCGCTGCTGAGCCTGGTCCGCAATTCGGCCAACGTCACTTCAATTGCGCTCGGAACCGCAGTCGTGGCCGCGACCATGGCGGGGATGGGGTTCGCCCCCGATTTGCGCGGTGTGGCCAGCGCCGATGGTTCCGGAGCCGGAGCCGCATTCGTCTCGGGAATGAACCTGCTGTACACCGGCACCGGGTGCCTGCTGCTGCTGGGCGCGGTCGCTTCGTTCTTCAAGGGCGGGGATCTTCCTTCAATTGGAAGTGCCCGCGGCCGGCCGCGACGCGGACGGGCCCGCACCAGTTAG
- a CDS encoding nucleoside hydrolase, with product MRPVLIDCDPGTDDALAIFAALNSPDLEVVGVTTVGGNASLADTTRNALDLLEVCGRGDIPVWRGAAGPLSGEFTYAYEFHGAGGIGARLPAAASDARSGSADEAIAAAARRRPGELTLIALGPLTNVAVALGNWPELAGDLAEILVMGGALQVPGNVTAHAEFNIYNDPRAAASVFSSGVPVALVGLDVTTAVSIDRSADHWRGERSRTAVLARRILDTWYDTHPDFDRYDLHDPLTVAAAIDPGICEWRSGRLAVDSGDGPERGRTVLEDGDGSDRAAVGVDAVRALAVIGDLVQGG from the coding sequence ATGCGGCCCGTCCTGATTGATTGCGACCCGGGGACCGACGATGCCCTGGCGATTTTTGCGGCCCTTAATTCACCGGACCTGGAAGTTGTCGGAGTCACCACGGTGGGCGGCAACGCCTCGCTGGCCGATACGACCCGCAACGCCCTGGACCTGCTTGAAGTTTGCGGCCGCGGCGACATACCGGTCTGGCGCGGCGCGGCCGGGCCGCTGTCCGGAGAGTTCACCTACGCGTATGAGTTTCACGGCGCCGGCGGGATAGGCGCGCGGTTGCCGGCGGCGGCGTCCGACGCCCGATCGGGATCGGCCGATGAGGCGATCGCGGCCGCGGCGCGCCGGCGGCCGGGCGAATTGACCCTGATTGCGCTGGGCCCGCTCACCAACGTTGCCGTCGCGCTCGGCAACTGGCCGGAACTGGCCGGCGATTTGGCCGAAATCCTCGTAATGGGCGGAGCGCTGCAGGTGCCCGGCAACGTCACCGCGCACGCCGAATTCAACATATACAACGACCCCCGGGCCGCCGCCTCCGTTTTTTCAAGCGGCGTCCCGGTCGCGCTGGTCGGACTCGACGTGACCACCGCGGTCTCGATCGACCGGTCCGCCGACCACTGGCGCGGGGAGCGGTCGCGGACCGCTGTGCTGGCGCGCCGGATTCTGGACACCTGGTATGACACGCACCCCGATTTCGACCGCTACGACCTGCACGATCCGCTGACCGTGGCCGCCGCGATAGATCCCGGGATTTGCGAATGGCGGAGCGGCAGGCTAGCGGTGGACTCCGGCGACGGGCCGGAGCGCGGCAGGACCGTGCTGGAGGACGGTGACGGTTCGGATCGCGCCGCCGTCGGAGTCGACGCAGTTCGCGCCCTGGCGGTGATTGGGGACTTGGTCCAAGGCGGCTGA
- the xdhA gene encoding xanthine dehydrogenase small subunit, which translates to MAVRFTLNGRPRQTTGVAPSATVLDYLRDRMALKGTKEGCAEGDCGACTIVTAIADRAGGGVQAVNSCLMLVPQLDGKAVLTVEGLEREGGDLHPVQRSLLDSHGTQCGFCTPGIVMALYAYQHSGDPRDDSNIHESLAGNLCRCTGYRPIVEAALRLPDPAPPAPANGSPPTRSGGWSYECGGENFHAPASLAELLALRSEHPGANLLGGGTDLGLLASKERRRFGEIIWTRRVPELGRIRISERELVVGAAATYTEALPAFDANLPALGGLVRRIGSPQIRNLGTLGGNVCTASPIGDTLPPLLALGSQMDVRSVRGRRRISAEEFFTGYRRTALADDEVLEAVRLPLPRRGEIFRTYKVAKRFDQDIAALIGAFAIAIENGEIRTARVAYGGMAATPARAPACEAALTGSPWSGETIEAAAAALERDFNPISDLRAGAAYRQRVAGNLLRRLYAELELAPATDLMDL; encoded by the coding sequence GTGGCGGTCAGATTCACCCTCAACGGGCGGCCGAGGCAGACAACGGGCGTTGCCCCATCGGCCACGGTGCTCGACTATCTGCGCGATCGGATGGCGCTTAAGGGCACCAAGGAAGGCTGCGCCGAGGGAGATTGCGGCGCCTGTACGATCGTGACCGCCATCGCCGACCGGGCCGGTGGCGGTGTGCAGGCGGTCAATTCGTGCCTGATGCTGGTGCCGCAACTGGACGGCAAGGCGGTGCTCACCGTCGAGGGGCTTGAACGCGAGGGCGGGGACTTGCATCCGGTCCAGAGGTCGCTGCTGGATTCGCATGGCACCCAATGCGGCTTCTGCACGCCGGGAATCGTGATGGCGCTGTACGCCTACCAACACTCGGGCGATCCGCGCGACGACTCCAACATCCACGAATCCCTGGCAGGGAATCTCTGTCGCTGCACCGGTTACCGCCCAATCGTCGAAGCGGCGCTGCGCCTCCCCGATCCGGCCCCGCCGGCGCCCGCCAACGGTTCACCACCGACCCGGTCCGGCGGATGGAGCTACGAATGCGGCGGCGAGAACTTCCATGCGCCCGCGAGCTTGGCCGAACTTCTCGCGCTGCGGTCGGAGCACCCCGGAGCAAATCTGCTCGGTGGTGGGACCGATCTGGGGTTGCTGGCCAGCAAGGAGCGGCGGCGGTTCGGCGAAATCATCTGGACGCGCCGCGTCCCCGAGCTCGGCCGCATCCGGATCTCTGAGCGGGAGCTGGTGGTCGGCGCGGCCGCGACCTACACCGAGGCGCTGCCGGCATTTGATGCGAACCTGCCCGCGCTGGGAGGTTTGGTCCGCCGCATCGGCTCGCCACAGATCCGCAACCTGGGGACGCTGGGCGGCAACGTTTGCACGGCTTCTCCGATCGGTGACACCCTGCCGCCGCTGCTGGCGCTGGGCTCGCAGATGGACGTCCGGTCGGTGCGCGGCCGACGTCGCATCTCCGCCGAGGAGTTCTTCACCGGATACCGCCGGACCGCCTTGGCGGACGACGAAGTACTCGAAGCGGTCAGATTGCCGCTGCCGCGCCGCGGCGAAATCTTTCGTACCTACAAGGTCGCCAAACGGTTCGACCAGGACATAGCGGCCCTGATCGGGGCGTTTGCGATCGCAATCGAGAACGGCGAAATCCGCACCGCGCGGGTTGCCTACGGCGGGATGGCCGCGACCCCGGCACGCGCCCCGGCCTGCGAGGCCGCGCTGACCGGGTCACCCTGGTCCGGCGAGACGATCGAGGCCGCGGCGGCGGCGCTGGAACGGGATTTCAATCCGATTTCCGATCTCCGGGCCGGCGCGGCCTATCGGCAACGGGTGGCGGGCAATCTCCTGCGGCGCCTTTACGCCGAACTGGAATTGGCTCCCGCAACGGACCTGATGGACCTGTGA
- a CDS encoding nucleoside deaminase, which produces MKRAVDLSHSNMRAGLGGPFGAVVVRNGRVIAEGFNQVTSANDPTAHAEVVAIRAACRALGTFTLAGCELYTSCEPCPMCLAAIYWARLDRVYFANDRADAARIGFDDESLYQEISMPIENRSLPLIRLPLAEASAAFREWESLEDKTPY; this is translated from the coding sequence ATGAAGCGGGCGGTCGACCTCTCGCACTCGAACATGCGCGCCGGCCTGGGAGGGCCCTTCGGCGCGGTGGTGGTGCGCAATGGCCGCGTAATCGCCGAAGGATTCAACCAGGTCACGTCCGCCAACGACCCCACCGCGCACGCCGAGGTGGTGGCCATCCGGGCCGCCTGCCGGGCGCTGGGGACCTTCACGCTGGCCGGGTGCGAGCTCTACACCAGTTGCGAGCCCTGTCCGATGTGCCTGGCCGCGATTTACTGGGCCCGACTGGACCGGGTTTACTTTGCCAACGACCGGGCCGACGCGGCGCGGATCGGGTTCGACGACGAATCGCTGTATCAGGAAATCTCGATGCCGATCGAGAACCGCTCGCTGCCGCTTATCCGCCTCCCGCTGGCGGAAGCCAGCGCCGCGTTTCGCGAGTGGGAGTCCCTGGAGGACAAGACTCCCTACTAA
- a CDS encoding LLM class flavin-dependent oxidoreductase — MITRFGTLFAGHVDLEDIGLAGIPVNDRWLPDDQLATVFEKAESIAVLMDDCGYDTFWLAEHHFQREGYECIPNLLLFGVHLCHLTEKIRIGCGFNIAPMWNPLRLAEDYATADILTGGRVIFGVGRGYHTREVESFGAPMLDQHANRDLFEEQVDIIFKAFNSRSFSHRGPNYTIPPPVPYRGYQLEEITLVPRPANLPVECYQPLVSASPRGIDFMIKHGIKGMLGGGAAPGGAADRVVAAWRDALARSGRETELGQDLIIGFSVHLADTEAKAIAEAERFAEEDMKMFAPLGFRKLSDEHLAALGDPSAAVGAGLPTVRDGVAAGSWLCGPPDLVAEKIFDVQERYPGLAEINVGSVVGTPKDVILEQLGWFAEDVMPRFKSQADHKSS, encoded by the coding sequence GTGATAACCAGATTCGGAACTCTCTTCGCCGGTCACGTCGATCTGGAGGACATCGGCCTGGCCGGAATCCCGGTAAACGATCGCTGGCTGCCCGACGATCAGTTGGCTACGGTGTTCGAGAAGGCCGAGTCGATCGCGGTGCTGATGGACGACTGCGGATACGACACGTTCTGGCTGGCCGAACACCACTTCCAGCGCGAAGGCTACGAGTGCATCCCGAATCTGCTGCTCTTCGGGGTCCATCTCTGCCACTTGACGGAAAAGATAAGGATCGGCTGCGGCTTCAACATCGCCCCGATGTGGAACCCGTTGCGCCTGGCCGAGGACTACGCGACGGCCGACATTCTGACCGGTGGCCGGGTCATCTTCGGGGTTGGCAGGGGATATCACACGCGCGAGGTCGAATCGTTCGGCGCGCCGATGCTCGACCAGCACGCCAACCGCGATCTTTTCGAAGAACAGGTCGACATAATCTTCAAGGCCTTCAACAGCCGCTCGTTCTCGCACCGCGGTCCCAACTACACGATTCCGCCCCCAGTCCCATACCGCGGCTACCAGTTGGAGGAAATCACCCTCGTGCCGCGGCCCGCAAACCTCCCGGTCGAGTGCTACCAGCCCCTGGTCAGCGCCAGCCCGCGCGGGATCGACTTCATGATCAAACACGGAATCAAGGGCATGCTGGGCGGCGGGGCGGCTCCCGGCGGTGCCGCCGACCGGGTCGTTGCGGCGTGGCGCGACGCGCTCGCCCGCTCAGGCCGCGAAACCGAGCTGGGCCAGGACCTGATCATCGGGTTTTCGGTCCACCTGGCCGACACCGAGGCAAAGGCCATCGCCGAGGCCGAGCGGTTCGCCGAGGAGGACATGAAGATGTTCGCCCCGCTGGGGTTCCGCAAACTCTCCGACGAGCATCTTGCCGCGCTCGGGGACCCTTCCGCGGCGGTGGGGGCGGGTCTGCCCACGGTCCGCGACGGGGTGGCGGCGGGTTCGTGGCTGTGCGGGCCGCCCGATCTGGTCGCCGAAAAGATCTTCGATGTCCAGGAGCGCTACCCGGGCCTGGCGGAGATCAACGTCGGGTCGGTCGTTGGCACCCCCAAGGACGTGATCCTGGAGCAGTTGGGCTGGTTCGCCGAAGACGTAATGCCGCGATTCAAGTCCCAGGCCGACCACAAATCTAGCTGA
- a CDS encoding class I SAM-dependent methyltransferase: MDQRLSLNRRNWNQRTPVHAGSRSYDLDGFRAGRQSLRPIELEAVGDAAGRSLLHLQCHFGLDTISWARLGVRATGVDFSDRAIALARELNAEAGTNARFICSDVYSLPAVLKQQFDWVFTSYGVLAWLPDLARWAQVVHRHLVPGGSFLIVDFHPLLSTYEPAPQGHEVANSYFHHELAVPGNQPTYAGGGRIESPCFEWQHSLGDVVSALCDTGLVIESLTEFPFCYYRALPHMVRGADGWWRFPENNDSIPQMFSIKARKPKTR, encoded by the coding sequence TTGGACCAGCGCCTGTCGCTCAACCGCCGCAACTGGAACCAGCGCACCCCGGTTCACGCCGGTTCGCGTTCCTACGACCTGGACGGTTTTCGAGCCGGCCGCCAGTCGCTGCGCCCGATCGAACTTGAGGCGGTGGGGGATGCCGCCGGGCGCAGCCTTTTGCACCTGCAGTGCCACTTCGGCCTGGACACGATTTCCTGGGCGCGGCTGGGGGTCCGCGCCACCGGCGTGGACTTCTCCGACCGGGCGATCGCCCTGGCCCGTGAGCTGAACGCCGAAGCCGGCACCAACGCCAGGTTCATCTGCTCCGACGTCTACTCCCTGCCGGCGGTCCTGAAGCAACAGTTCGATTGGGTCTTCACGTCTTACGGGGTGTTGGCCTGGCTCCCCGATCTTGCCCGCTGGGCTCAGGTCGTCCACCGCCACCTTGTGCCCGGCGGGTCGTTCCTGATCGTCGATTTCCATCCGCTGCTCAGCACCTACGAACCCGCCCCGCAGGGTCATGAGGTCGCCAATTCCTATTTCCATCACGAACTGGCGGTTCCCGGCAACCAGCCCACTTATGCCGGCGGCGGGCGAATCGAATCGCCCTGCTTTGAGTGGCAGCACAGCCTCGGAGACGTGGTAAGCGCGCTGTGCGATACGGGTCTTGTGATCGAATCCTTGACCGAGTTTCCTTTCTGCTACTACCGGGCTCTCCCGCACATGGTCCGCGGCGCCGACGGTTGGTGGCGGTTTCCCGAAAACAACGATTCCATTCCCCAGATGTTTTCGATCAAGGCCCGCAAGCCAAAAACGCGATGA
- a CDS encoding SDR family oxidoreductase: MRLAKKVALVTGGGSGIGRATAVLFAREGAQIVVADKSEDSARRTADQINSAGGQAVCAAGDVTRSEDAEAMVAAAIDSFGGLDVVVNSAGVSPRNATSPEADEDEVWDAVLDVNLTGTYRVSKFAVPQLLRRGGGSIVNLASIIGVVGYPREIPSILGAFNPYPPSKGGVVQLTRNMATQLAADGIRVNCICPGYVESNLIATLIADPAMHQKLIDRHPIGRLGKPEEIAQAALFLASDESSFVTGAPLMVDGGYTAL; the protein is encoded by the coding sequence GTGAGGCTCGCCAAGAAAGTTGCCCTGGTTACCGGGGGCGGTTCCGGAATCGGCCGCGCAACGGCGGTACTGTTCGCCCGCGAGGGCGCCCAGATCGTCGTCGCCGACAAGTCCGAGGATTCGGCCCGACGGACCGCCGATCAGATCAATTCCGCCGGCGGCCAAGCCGTTTGCGCGGCCGGCGATGTCACCCGTTCCGAAGACGCCGAGGCAATGGTTGCGGCCGCAATTGATTCCTTCGGCGGGTTGGATGTGGTGGTCAACAGCGCCGGGGTGTCGCCGCGCAACGCCACCAGCCCCGAAGCCGACGAAGACGAAGTCTGGGACGCGGTGCTCGATGTCAATCTGACCGGCACCTACCGGGTGAGCAAATTCGCCGTCCCGCAGCTGCTGCGCCGCGGCGGCGGATCGATCGTCAATCTGGCCTCGATCATCGGGGTCGTCGGCTATCCCCGCGAGATTCCCAGCATTCTGGGGGCGTTCAATCCCTACCCTCCGTCCAAGGGCGGCGTCGTGCAACTGACCCGAAACATGGCTACCCAGTTGGCCGCCGACGGAATTCGCGTCAACTGCATCTGTCCGGGGTACGTCGAATCGAACCTGATCGCAACCCTTATCGCCGACCCGGCGATGCACCAGAAGCTGATCGACCGACACCCCATTGGCCGACTTGGCAAACCCGAGGAGATCGCCCAGGCGGCCCTGTTCCTGGCGTCCGATGAATCATCGTTCGTCACCGGCGCGCCGCTGATGGTGGACGGGGGTTACACCGCCTTGTAG
- a CDS encoding TIGR00266 family protein, protein MQTHIEFDPAYALLTVNLDPGESIKAEPGAMVAQRGVSMQTGSAGGGLVSGFKRMLGGESFFINTFTAESGGGQVSLAPATPGDIGTFDLEPGQNLFIQASSFMACSANVQTDSQFQGFRGFFSGESVFFLRAFSEGDAGTVYYNSYGAIKKLAVEPGSELVVDTGHLVAFSDDVDYTIGKVGGLRSLLVGGEGLVMRFTGEGQVWVQTRNLSSLAARLVPFLPTSKRGQ, encoded by the coding sequence ATGCAGACCCACATCGAATTCGATCCGGCCTACGCGCTGCTTACGGTCAATCTTGATCCGGGCGAAAGCATCAAGGCCGAGCCGGGCGCGATGGTCGCCCAGCGCGGAGTGTCAATGCAGACCGGGTCGGCCGGGGGCGGCCTGGTGAGCGGATTCAAACGGATGCTGGGCGGCGAGTCGTTCTTTATCAATACGTTCACCGCCGAATCCGGAGGTGGCCAGGTGAGCCTGGCGCCTGCGACGCCGGGCGACATCGGGACCTTCGATCTGGAACCCGGCCAGAACCTGTTCATTCAGGCCAGTTCATTCATGGCTTGCAGCGCCAACGTCCAGACCGACTCGCAATTCCAGGGCTTTCGCGGGTTTTTCAGCGGCGAAAGCGTCTTCTTTCTGCGCGCGTTCTCGGAAGGCGACGCGGGGACGGTCTACTACAACTCCTACGGGGCCATCAAGAAACTGGCCGTCGAACCGGGCAGCGAGCTGGTGGTCGACACCGGCCACCTGGTCGCATTTAGCGACGACGTCGACTACACGATCGGCAAAGTCGGCGGCCTGCGGTCCCTTCTGGTCGGCGGCGAGGGACTGGTGATGCGGTTCACTGGCGAGGGCCAAGTGTGGGTCCAGACCCGCAACCTCTCATCGCTGGCGGCGCGGCTGGTCCCCTTCCTGCCCACCAGCAAACGCGGGCAGTAA
- the xdhB gene encoding xanthine dehydrogenase molybdopterin binding subunit: MKTITGPRGAAHAALAHDSAANHVRGRSVFIDDMPEPAGTLHAAIVLSPHARARINSIDAGAAVAQDGVHAALTAADIPGANDVAPIFAGEPLLADIEVSYRGQPVAIVAAEDLDCARSAAALVRVEYEPLEPLLAIETALERGQFTSPPQTIERGDPRRAIASARHRIAGTFRCGGQDHFYLEGQIALAVPQEDGHMLIYSSTQHPTEAQHVIANVLGLPANAVTAETRRLGGGFGGKESQATAIAALAALAASATQRPVKLRLVRDQDMVATGKRHDFLFHYEAGFDDRGRIEGIELVLASRAGNVADLSSAVLNRAVHHADNCYFLPNVSVRGYPCRTNTVSNTAFRGFGGPQGMLAIEGVIDHIARDRRLDPDAVREANFYAPGERNVTHYGQVLEDNIIAEMVGRLSRSADYADRKRAVAEFNRGSRILKKGIALMPAKFGISFNVVHLNQAGALVHVYTDGTVHLSHGGVEMGQGLFVKVAQVVASVFQIDIDRIKNAATSTAQVPNTSATSASSGSDLNGMAARDAALKIRARMAAVAAEHFDVDQDQVQFRRNVVRAGQSEVEFAELAEMAWRRRVSLSATGYYATPKIGWDERREAPRPFFYFCYGVGISEVAIDTLTGETRVLRTDILQDCGASLNPAIDMGQIEGGFVQGMGWLTMEELCWDEQGALLTHGPSTYKIPGSRDVPPVFNVQILEDAPNREPTIFRSKAVGEPPLMLSISVWLAIREAVAAAAGPEAALRLQAPATPEAVLAAICEFDGRRAGPG; the protein is encoded by the coding sequence GTGAAGACCATCACCGGCCCGCGGGGGGCCGCCCACGCGGCGCTGGCGCACGACAGCGCGGCCAACCACGTCCGCGGGCGGTCGGTATTCATCGACGACATGCCCGAGCCGGCCGGTACCCTGCACGCGGCGATCGTGCTGAGCCCGCACGCGCGGGCGCGGATCAATTCGATCGATGCCGGTGCGGCGGTGGCCCAGGACGGCGTTCACGCGGCCCTTACCGCCGCCGACATACCGGGGGCGAACGACGTCGCACCGATATTTGCCGGCGAACCGCTGCTCGCCGACATCGAGGTCAGCTACCGCGGCCAGCCGGTGGCGATCGTCGCCGCCGAAGACTTGGACTGCGCGAGATCCGCAGCCGCCCTGGTGAGGGTCGAATACGAACCGCTGGAGCCGCTGCTTGCAATCGAAACGGCGCTCGAGCGTGGTCAATTCACGAGTCCCCCGCAGACGATCGAACGGGGAGATCCGCGCAGGGCCATCGCGTCCGCCCGGCACCGGATCGCGGGAACGTTCAGGTGCGGCGGCCAGGACCACTTCTACCTGGAAGGGCAAATCGCGTTGGCGGTGCCGCAGGAGGACGGGCACATGCTGATCTACTCCTCCACCCAACACCCTACCGAGGCCCAGCACGTTATCGCCAACGTGCTCGGGCTGCCGGCTAATGCGGTCACGGCCGAGACCCGCCGGCTCGGTGGGGGATTCGGTGGCAAGGAAAGTCAGGCGACCGCGATTGCGGCCCTGGCCGCGCTGGCCGCTTCCGCCACCCAAAGGCCGGTCAAGCTACGCCTGGTCCGCGATCAGGACATGGTCGCCACCGGCAAGCGACACGACTTCCTTTTCCACTACGAAGCCGGTTTCGACGACCGGGGCCGGATCGAAGGGATCGAACTGGTGCTGGCCAGCCGCGCCGGGAACGTCGCCGATCTCTCATCGGCGGTGCTGAACCGCGCCGTCCACCACGCCGACAACTGCTATTTCCTGCCCAACGTTTCGGTGCGCGGGTACCCCTGCCGGACCAACACCGTCTCCAACACCGCCTTCCGCGGGTTCGGCGGTCCGCAGGGGATGCTGGCCATCGAAGGCGTGATCGACCACATCGCCCGTGATCGCAGGCTGGACCCGGATGCGGTGCGGGAGGCCAATTTCTACGCCCCAGGCGAACGCAACGTCACCCACTACGGCCAGGTGCTCGAGGACAACATCATCGCCGAGATGGTCGGGCGCCTCAGCCGGTCAGCGGACTACGCGGATCGCAAACGCGCGGTGGCCGAGTTCAACCGCGGCAGCCGAATCCTGAAAAAGGGGATCGCGCTGATGCCGGCCAAGTTCGGGATCTCGTTCAACGTCGTCCATCTCAACCAGGCCGGGGCGCTGGTGCATGTGTACACCGACGGGACGGTGCACCTCAGCCACGGCGGTGTCGAAATGGGCCAGGGCCTCTTCGTGAAGGTCGCCCAGGTGGTGGCCTCGGTCTTTCAAATCGACATTGACCGGATCAAGAACGCCGCAACCAGCACCGCCCAGGTGCCCAACACTTCCGCGACGTCGGCGTCGTCGGGTTCGGACCTGAACGGAATGGCGGCGCGCGATGCGGCCCTGAAGATCCGCGCGCGCATGGCCGCGGTGGCGGCCGAACATTTCGACGTGGATCAGGACCAGGTCCAATTCCGGCGCAACGTGGTGCGGGCCGGGCAATCCGAGGTCGAATTTGCCGAGCTCGCCGAGATGGCCTGGCGCCGGCGGGTCTCGCTCTCGGCGACCGGATACTATGCGACCCCGAAAATCGGCTGGGACGAGCGTCGGGAAGCCCCGCGCCCCTTCTTCTACTTCTGCTACGGCGTGGGGATCTCCGAGGTCGCGATTGACACCCTGACCGGCGAGACAAGGGTCCTGCGGACCGACATCCTCCAAGACTGCGGCGCTTCGCTGAATCCCGCGATCGACATGGGGCAGATCGAAGGCGGATTCGTCCAGGGCATGGGCTGGCTGACGATGGAGGAACTCTGCTGGGACGAGCAGGGAGCGCTCCTTACCCACGGTCCTTCGACGTACAAGATTCCCGGCAGCCGCGACGTGCCGCCGGTGTTTAACGTGCAAATCCTGGAGGATGCACCCAACCGCGAACCGACTATCTTCCGTTCCAAGGCCGTGGGCGAACCGCCGCTGATGCTTTCGATTTCGGTCTGGCTGGCCATCCGCGAGGCGGTCGCCGCCGCCGCCGGTCCCGAGGCGGCGCTGCGTCTGCAGGCGCCGGCCACCCCCGAGGCCGTGCTCGCGGCGATCTGCGAATTCGACGGCCGCCGCGCCGGTCCGGGATAG